One Marinibacterium anthonyi genomic region harbors:
- the nicR_2 gene encoding Nicotinate degradation protein R: MPNDFDPSFGELGGLGLHTMPGHLIRRLHQISLAIYSDRIARMGLDLTVVQFSALSVLAERPGIDQATLAGLIAYDRATIGGVIDRLEAKGLISRRISPRDRRARVLEATRKGLDLLYLVAPEVTASQNDLLAGLDDAERDVFLNFLKRLADSGNALSRAPLIRPDDP, from the coding sequence ATGCCGAACGACTTTGATCCAAGCTTTGGCGAGCTTGGGGGGCTCGGGCTGCATACGATGCCGGGCCACCTGATTCGCCGCCTGCACCAGATTTCCCTGGCGATCTATTCGGACCGGATTGCCCGGATGGGGCTGGACCTGACCGTGGTCCAGTTCAGCGCCTTGTCCGTTCTGGCGGAACGTCCCGGCATCGATCAGGCGACGCTTGCGGGCCTGATCGCCTATGACCGCGCCACGATCGGCGGCGTGATCGACCGGCTCGAGGCCAAGGGCCTGATTTCGCGCCGGATCAGCCCGCGCGACCGCCGGGCGCGTGTCCTGGAAGCGACGCGCAAGGGGCTGGACCTGCTCTATCTGGTCGCCCCGGAGGTCACCGCATCGCAGAACGATCTTCTGGCCGGTCTGGATGATGCCGAGAGGGATGTTTTCCTGAATTTTCTCAAACGGTTGGCAGATTCCGGCAATGCGCTTAGCCGGGCGCCGCTGATCCGCCCGGACGACCCGTGA
- a CDS encoding Thioesterase superfamily protein has protein sequence MADRPPRATRADFATFTRLQTRWMDNDIYGHMNNVVHYSLFDTAVNGWLMDQGVLHPRKSETYGLVVETGCRYHAELSFPGWVDAGLRIAKLGRSSVRFEIGLFAEGQDLAAAEGFFVHVYVARETHKPVPIDQARRAAFTLLLMQPDG, from the coding sequence ATGGCTGACCGCCCCCCACGCGCCACCCGCGCCGATTTCGCCACCTTCACCCGGCTTCAGACCCGCTGGATGGACAACGACATCTACGGCCACATGAACAACGTGGTGCATTATTCGCTGTTCGACACGGCGGTGAACGGCTGGCTGATGGACCAGGGCGTGCTCCATCCCCGTAAAAGCGAGACCTACGGTCTCGTCGTTGAAACCGGTTGCCGCTATCACGCCGAATTGTCCTTTCCGGGCTGGGTCGATGCCGGACTGCGGATCGCGAAACTGGGGCGCTCGTCCGTGCGGTTCGAAATCGGCCTGTTCGCCGAAGGTCAGGATCTTGCCGCTGCCGAAGGATTTTTCGTCCACGTCTATGTCGCCCGCGAAACCCACAAGCCTGTCCCCATCGACCAGGCCCGGCGCGCGGCGTTCACCTTGCTTCTCATGCAACCGGACGGCTGA